A segment of the Xenopus tropicalis strain Nigerian chromosome 6, UCB_Xtro_10.0, whole genome shotgun sequence genome:
ACCTAAGGAAAAGACTAATGCAGAAAAAACAATTTTATGTAGAGTCTTTTCTAAAttagttttataaaataaaatatgcacaCTTCCCGAATTCATAATTCTAATGGTATTAAGACAAACAATACAGCAGCCAAAGCTGGATTCCATCTCTGTGAGCTTCCCATAGGCATTCTGTATGCTGCTAAATTCAACAGTAACCATGGAGTACAGGCTGATGAGTATAGATACCATAACCATTACATTGATGTTCTTGATAATGTGCAGATCCAAGGTGCTGTGACTAGATAGGCTTCGATGGCAACTACCTGCAAGCCAGCATTATTTAAAAGGATGACAGGGAATGTTTAAGCTTCTTAATTCAAACTTGGAAGCCTACAAGACAACTGGTGCAGGTTCACGCATAAACTTTTTACTCTTCAGATCTTAGGTCATGCATGAAATGCTTCCTATTGATTGACGAGACagcttatatatttaaaatgtgatCAAGCAGCTTTATAGTAGATCTTATTTCCCTAAAGCACACGCTTATGAAGTCAGTATTTCCATAAAATTATAGTGTTGTCTCCTACAGTGCAGATGCTGAAAATATTCTTAGTTCCCCAAGAAGAAGCCTCAATATTGCCTTCATTTTTAAGTTGCCTCTTCGGCTGGAATTCTTCTCTGTCGTGTTGACTTAGGCTTCTGTTTTTCAGGAGAGGGTGGTGCATCAGAGTCGCTGGGTGTTTCAGATGATTCACTTTCTCCTTGGAGTGAACCACTATCACAAACCAGCTCccttaaaaacttgaatttagaCAAGAAAAGGTGCCAGACAACATACCAGcctaagaaaagaaacaaaaagagaaacattaccttaaagagatactgacaccagaaattaaacctttttctaTCTACCTtttctatcataacattgtctttgcatgctatatataattttgccataaaagtatttgcccaatgcttttacattacctatctgatgccctgtgttcctctatgaggaagctgccatatttgtgcagcaggagtccattagtacataagtagcactttataaataaagatatacatacacacatacatacattagaaggtaaaactgacaggttgagaagggacagtcaggttggcaaaagtcAGGTGtagggatttcaagtaacaattacttacaaaagcagccctatcagcaaaaaatgatcaacatgacctatagggaacgttttatgtacattcatattttgaagagtaactttttagtgtcagtatcactttaataaattaGGCAGAAAAGCTACATAACAAGCTGCTTGTTTGCCCtgcagaaaaaggaaataattttatacTTTAAGTGCACAGCAGAGAACCtctgcacttttaaaaaaaaacaaaaaaaaaccaggaaccgttcaagatttataaaactatttagtcctatggaggcttagaatagtagaagaCACATTTCCAAgtggaagttaattccatcactgttttctatgtcacccagtttcaaggtgaagttaatcccatcattgttttctatttcacatattttttcaaGGCAAAGTTaattccttcattgttttctatttcacccagtttcaagtgaaacttaaacacattttaatattgttttccaagaatgagcgccaatgctcccaAAATGGCTGCCGtaacaattcctgtttgggatAAAGATGATTCAGGGAAAATTCATGGCCATTTAAATTTCATGAATTTCTCAAATATATTGGTTTGAAAAAATCTTGATTttaataaactcaatattttGATTTGACCCTACCAACTTACTGTGACGTTTAATTAATGcaaaaattattgttttatttgaaaaaataccaaGTTGAGTTTATATGAGTTTAAATGCCAGAAAAATGTTAGTTTTatttaatctgcccctaagtgtatgttaATTATATGCTTGTCAAAATATAACACAAACACCTGCACCATATGTATTTGTGTGACTATCTAGGTAGGAACTAGATGTAAACAGCTGTGCATTCATAGCGTCATATGGATAGTCAGTATCTATGCAAACTGTGCATGGGATATGGCAATGGTGGTGGTAAATGGTGGTAAATAAGAATTATGAAACATGTATCCAAATtctttttgcttttattaaagTGGATAtccacccaaaaatgtttttttgggtaATCAtccagtatacattaattaaaaactgTCAATGTTTTCAAGTTATTGTAAATGCACCTGGAAGCAGCATATATTTATTCCTTTCTTTTGTCTGGTTTGAATCTTAAATCAATGTAACAGAAGTCAGAAGTAGAAGTTACTACTTCTAAAGGTACTGAAGCACTCCGCACGTTAAATCCCTTAGGCAGATGAAAGGGTTATTTAACACTTCCATATCTGAAGGATCCTGTATATAAAGCCAAGATGTACAATTTGTCATAATAATTTAGCCAGTGGGGCAAGAATTGTGGTTGACTCCAGAGAAACAATTATTATGGGACCTTCCAtgcacaataataaaacaatatatagggATTTATAAGACAGCAGTATAATTAATGCCCATATATTACTGAAAACTTGCAGGAAAATGTTATTAACTTTAATATATCCTCTCTTAGGCATTTGTAAGAAAAAAAGCAGATAACGTACTTACCACATAACATAAAAAGCAGGACACAGATTAATGTTGCCACAAACACCAGAAATGTTAATCCGACACTCTGCCACATTTTGACTTTTCTAGAAGAGAAAACAATACAATTGTTTTAAAAGgaaagttcacctttgagttaacatttagtatattacagaatggcctattttaaaaatgtttcaattgatctccatttttttttccaatagttttaaactatttgccttccccttctgcctctttctagctttaaaAAGGAGGTCACTGACTCTGGCAGCTAAAcagttattgctctgtgaggctacaattgtatttttattacttatctttttattcaggtgcACCCCTATTTAcgaaaaatggaaaaacaaaaagcagaacaaaaaaaagcagaaaaaatattaaaaaataaatataaaatataaaaattagacAAACGTAAATTTCTTCAGAATTTCACAGTCTACATTATACtgttaaaagttaagttaaaattaaactacccctttaaaggacaaggaaaggctaagtcacttgggggtgccaaaatgttaggcacccccaagtgattttaatcgcttaccttgtaccccgggctggtgcccctgttaggagaaaacagcaccggcccggggtacctgcaagcgagcgcttcctccttactgcttcgttttgccgggaccccaggaccggcgcatgcgcagtagagtgcaaagccgacttctctgttaaagttcgccTTTTTCACTGTGCGCGCACACGCAaagcaggaagtaggaagcgctgcagctaccccgggctggtgctgttctctcctaacaggggcaccagcctggggtaaaaggtaagcgatttaagtcacttgggggtgcctaacattttggcacccccaagtgactttgcctttctttgacCTTTAAAGCTGCCAGAAAGATGTAACATGGATTTGATAACAACATACCAATTACAAGTGTTAACTTCTCTGTCACTGGAACAGAGAACATTTATACACAACAgaataagcaaacattttagAATGAAAACATAAATTAATGGTTAAGATTTCTGCACTTTTAGGAACATTTCCATTTAAGAGAGAAAGAAGATAAAACCCTCTAATACATATCTTTCCTTATGGCTCTCAGCTGCAGAAATAAAGACTACAATGAGCAATGAATATTACTGCAAAACTAATTTTGGCACTCAATGGATGACGAGGCTTTTGCTTCAAAGCTTTTCATGCTTCagccccttgtctctccctctTGGTCTATCATGCTTAAAGAAGTTTTTCACCTTTATgttattttagtatgttataaaatgtcttatttttaGCTAcattgccattggtcttcattgtgattatttttgttattattattatttgcctttctgttctaCATATTTCCAGCTTACAAATGGGGTCACTtactccagcaaaaaaaaaaaaactgtagcttTGTGAggttatcattttattattattgttacttttaattccttatctttctatttagtcccgcTCCTATCGGTATTCCAGTCACGTATTcgaaccattgcctggttgctaaggtaaacaaggccctagcaaccagatagctgctaaaattccaaactggagaactgctgaacaaaaagctaaaaactcaaaaccacaaaaaaatccaaaatgaaaaCCACCTGCAAATTgcttcagaatatcaatgtttatgtcatactaaaagttaatttaaaggtaaacaacccctttaaatagtgGGTACCTGCACCATCAATTACCAACAACATAACAGGATTGGAAGACTTAAAGAGCCAGTTCACCGTTATATAACCTATGGTATGTTACAGGACCATTCTAAGCAACTGGTTCCTATGGTAATTATTCACCTTCCCCAACTGCCTATTTTTAGTCTGTAGCTGAAAATGCTGTCTGATTACTAGGATTCACTGACTCCcaacaatagcaaaaaaaaaaaaaaaaaaaagactcagtATAAAGCTTCAGTTGTGTAACTATTCTTATTTCTGTAATTCTTATTTTCCTTGTCAGGCCCTCTGCTAATCATATTTCATTTTATAGGGGCTGATTAACCCTCTAGCAACTAGATACAAGTTTAAATTCCATACCTGAATTTAGCTGCAGAATAAGGTATGCAAATACTTCTAAAACCATAGATAAAAACCATGGACCAACAGCAATTTGTCTTAGAATTATGCCACCTACAACATATAAAAGGTCAAACCCCCATTAAAccttgttcttttttaaaggatAAGCTTAATAAGTATAACAAAAACACACCTTGATTTGGGGAATAACCCATATAAAGTACTTGCTATAAATTGCCTGCGGCTGCAGTTGCTACACGCCACATAGAATGATGGAATCTAGCAAAGCGAGAGCATAGTGTTCTAGCCTAGAATGACTAACACAGCACCGCCTTGGCTTATTTTCATTGGACACTGCAGTTATGTGATCTCTATGCTCTGTACATCTTTGCCAGCAGTTTTAGCTAATGACAAAACCAGGCAGGATAAAAGAATCCCTACTTCCCTCTGTGTGTAGGAACTGATCAAGAGTtactgatataatatatatatgtgtgtgtgtgtgacaaagCTGTTTAACATGTGTCTATTCTATCTCATAAATAACTttattaacttttaaaaatgtatatgtaatcCTCATAACCAGCACATAATTGTATGTAATGCAGCATCATTCCCCTAAAGCCAGTGGTCCATACAGTTGCAGCTGAGTTTGGGTTCAGTCTGGTGACATATGTTGGCACTTATGCGATGGTCCTACAACAATGCTACTATGCACATTTGTGCCCAACCCTGTGGAACAACGAGATGTCCTAGTAATGCTGCTAATAAGAGAATTATGATCCTACTGTGCGACCCTCTCACTGTATGTGTGTAGTGccaggagtgtatatgtgtacaAGCCACCATGCCCATAATGAGTGTGTTTCCCTGTAGGTGCCCAGCGATGTATGGGTGACCTTGGCAAACTGCCCTTCGCACTCACAGGAAGGAAGCCGGGATCAGAGCAGAGGCTCCGGTAGCGTCTGGTCTCCCTACTTCCCCTGGTCCGGGAGCTGCAAACAATGAAACGGAACCTCTTCCAAGGGCCGCTCATCGCACGGTCATCGCGCCGCTCCTCCCCTCTCTTACGCCTATTGGTCCTTCAGCGATTGACGACCAATCAGATTAGCATGGTGGACAAGCCGGTAGACGACAGATGCCACGCCCCTTTGTCCCTTAGCAAAGTATATGAAAGGCTGTCACTGCGGCAGCTGCACTGGGGAGGAGAGTTGCACAGGACAGGATCGGTCAGGAGGCGGGGATGTGCGGGGAAATGGGCGGGAGTAAAGTGCAGCTTTGCCTCGCAACAGGAAGCGGTTTAGACAGGCTTATTAGAGCATGTGTGGGTGAAAGGTAAATGCTTCATAACCTATACCGGACAAAGAGCTAACTTACCCAACAACTGACTATTAAAGTTCCCACTCGTTATTGCTATTAGCAATTAGATTAATGAAGCAATATCAGGGATAGTGATTGTGCACAAAGGGCCTGGATCATGAAAAgtggggagttttttttttatttgcatagaAAAGAACAAGTGGGCAGTGTTTGGacttgaggaacagaactttgTTGCAGTGTATGTGGTTCTTTAGGGTGAGGGCGGTGA
Coding sequences within it:
- the smim13 gene encoding small integral membrane protein 13, with protein sequence MWQSVGLTFLVFVATLICVLLFMLCGWYVVWHLFLSKFKFLRELVCDSGSLQGESESSETPSDSDAPPSPEKQKPKSTRQRRIPAEEAT